In a genomic window of Pieris brassicae chromosome 7, ilPieBrab1.1, whole genome shotgun sequence:
- the LOC123711686 gene encoding cell division cycle protein 27 homolog isoform X1, with the protein MIVQEPLQVIVWDCLNNYEYDNAIFLAERLHAEFNSEETAFLLGTCYYRAGRINETHNLLQNISLSLPQARFLLAKCSVDLKFYKDAENALGTNMDVVVAEFGEQAPYALQLLAKIYTITERKSKAAEAYRKALSLNPFMWKSFAQLCNMGEKVEPSQVFHSSSEFSFGISTLVNLVNNSENISITSPFIPNNNSINNTVTPNNMVTRTSMPMSTSITPDSQVSVKRMHSVFSGIAPIPFSPSFGMLPMDESPAMYTPTLTDSNEQKAIPKIVNSLRAHVGQLKDAVFSPSGPRCTLGPAPRRSSRLFCTNNSSYSVKENNKSPSRKFVAPKSPSRKNKQRSVKNVKSNTETNERIKNVEATTPTMTPKNSNVVGLLNLLKDLGEAYKSLAFLDCKIAIKQFKNISAKQITSPWVQTMIARAHYELAQYEPAVKVFSEIRKQYPCRTEGMDIYSTCLWHLQREAQLSALAQELVELDRNNAISWLAAGNCFSLHKERETALKFFKRAVQINPDASYAHALLGHEYSVAEETDKALSSFRTAVSIDPRNYVAWYGIATVYAKQERWKSSEMQIRRALTIHPYSGVLRCQLGLAQAALGKMDRALATLERAVALDTDNPLCRFHRASVLLRAGRPQDALPDLHHLKDMVPKESSVYYLLGKVHDKLGNSHLALMHFCWATNLDPKGMSGHVKESFDPSKPEESSERP; encoded by the exons ATGATTGTTCAAGAGCCGTTGCAg GTTATTGTATGGGATTGCCTCAATAATTATGAATACGACAATGCTATATTCTTGGCAGAAAGATTACACGCTGAAT TTAATTCAGAGGAGACTGCATTTTTACTTGGTACCTGTTACTATAGAGCTGGAAGAATTAATGAAACACATAATTTGcttcaaaatatttcattatcacTTCCACAAGCTCGGTTCCTTTTAGCCAAATGTTCTGTAGATCTTAAATT ttataaagaTGCTGAAAATGCACTTGGGACAAATATGGATGTTGTTGTTGCGGAATTTGGAGAACAGGCACCATATGCATTACAACTGCTTGCAAAAATCTACACTATCACAGAAAGGAAAAGTAAGGCTGCAGAGGCTTATCGAAAAGCTTTATCTTTGAACCCATTTATGTGGAAATCATTTGCTCAGCTGTGTAACATGGGTGAAAAAGTTGAACCAAGCCAAGTATTCCATTCAAGCTCTGAATTCTCATTTGGTATTTCAACACTTGTGAATCTAGTCAACAATtcagaaaatatttcaattacttCACCATTCATTCCTAACAacaatagtattaataatactgTTACACCTAATAATATGGTGACTCGAACTTCTATGCCCATGTCTACTAGTATAACTCCAGATTCACAGGTTTCTGTTAAAAGAATGCACAGTGTTTTCAGTGGAATTGCACCTATTCCATTTTCACCATCATTTGGTATGCTTCCTATGGATGAATCTCCAGCTATGTATACACCTACACTTACAGATTCTAATGAACAGAAAGCTATTCCAAAAATTGTCAATTCATTAAGGGCTCATGTTGGACAGTTGAAAGATGCTGTCTTCAGTCCCAGTGGTCCAAGATGCACCTTAGGACCTGCGCCTCGAAGGTCATCAAGACTCTTTTGCACAAATAACAGCAGTTACtctgtaaaagaaaataataagtcACCCAGCCGTAAATTTGTTGCACCAAAAAGTCCttctagaaaaaataaacagcgTTCAGTCAAGAATGTGAAATCAAATACAGAAACCAATGAACGAATTAAGAATGTTGAAGCAACTACTCCAACAATGACACCAAAGAATTCTAATGTGGTGGGACTGCTTAACTTGTTAAAAGACCTTGGTGAGGCTTACAAATCGTTGGCGTTTCTGGATTGTAAAATtgctataaaacaatttaaaaatatatcagcaAAACAAATTACATCACCGTGGGTGCAAACAATGATTGCCAGAGCTCATTATGAGTTAGCTCAGTATGAACCTGCTGTAAAAGTTTTTTCTGAAATAAGAAAGCAATATCCTTGTCGAACAGAGGGAATGGACATATACAGTACCTGCTTATGGCATTTACAAAGAGAGGCTCAATTATCTGCATTAGCTCAGGAACTAGTTGAGTTAGATAGAAATAATGCAATTTCTTGGTTGGCTGCTGGTAATTGCTTCTCATTACATAAAGAGAGGGAAACTGCtcttaaatttttcaaaagagCTGTGCAAATAAATCCTGATGCTTCATATGCTCATGCCCTTTTAGGTCATGAGTACTCTGTAGCGGAAGAAACAGACAAGGCATTATCAAGTTTCAGAACGGCTGTTAGTATTGACCCTCGTAACTATGTTGCATGGTATGGTATTGCTACAGTTTATGCAAAGCAAGAGAGATGGAAATCATCTGAAATGCAAATTCGTCGAGCATTAACTATTCATCCTTATTCAGGTGTATTGCGCTGTCAGTTAGGGTTAGCACAAGCTGCATTAGGAAAAATGGATAGAGCCCTTGCTACCCTCGAAAGAGCTGTTGCTTTGGACACAGACAATCCACTGTGTAGATTTCATAGAGCTTCTGTGTTATTAAGGGCAGGAAGACCACAAGATGCCCTACCTGATCTTCATCACTTAAAAGACATGGTGCCTAAAGAGTCTTCGGTATATTACCTCCTTGGGAAAGTTCATGATAAGTTGGGCAACTCACATTTAGCTTTAATGCACTTTTGTTGGGCTACAAATTTAGACCCTAAAGGCATGAGTGGACATGTCAAAGAATCATTTGACCCATCAAAACCAGAAGAAAGTTCAGAAAGACCATAA
- the LOC123711686 gene encoding cell division cycle protein 27 homolog isoform X2 — protein sequence MFYLFLVNSEETAFLLGTCYYRAGRINETHNLLQNISLSLPQARFLLAKCSVDLKFYKDAENALGTNMDVVVAEFGEQAPYALQLLAKIYTITERKSKAAEAYRKALSLNPFMWKSFAQLCNMGEKVEPSQVFHSSSEFSFGISTLVNLVNNSENISITSPFIPNNNSINNTVTPNNMVTRTSMPMSTSITPDSQVSVKRMHSVFSGIAPIPFSPSFGMLPMDESPAMYTPTLTDSNEQKAIPKIVNSLRAHVGQLKDAVFSPSGPRCTLGPAPRRSSRLFCTNNSSYSVKENNKSPSRKFVAPKSPSRKNKQRSVKNVKSNTETNERIKNVEATTPTMTPKNSNVVGLLNLLKDLGEAYKSLAFLDCKIAIKQFKNISAKQITSPWVQTMIARAHYELAQYEPAVKVFSEIRKQYPCRTEGMDIYSTCLWHLQREAQLSALAQELVELDRNNAISWLAAGNCFSLHKERETALKFFKRAVQINPDASYAHALLGHEYSVAEETDKALSSFRTAVSIDPRNYVAWYGIATVYAKQERWKSSEMQIRRALTIHPYSGVLRCQLGLAQAALGKMDRALATLERAVALDTDNPLCRFHRASVLLRAGRPQDALPDLHHLKDMVPKESSVYYLLGKVHDKLGNSHLALMHFCWATNLDPKGMSGHVKESFDPSKPEESSERP from the exons ATGTTTTACTTATTTCTAGTTAATTCAGAGGAGACTGCATTTTTACTTGGTACCTGTTACTATAGAGCTGGAAGAATTAATGAAACACATAATTTGcttcaaaatatttcattatcacTTCCACAAGCTCGGTTCCTTTTAGCCAAATGTTCTGTAGATCTTAAATT ttataaagaTGCTGAAAATGCACTTGGGACAAATATGGATGTTGTTGTTGCGGAATTTGGAGAACAGGCACCATATGCATTACAACTGCTTGCAAAAATCTACACTATCACAGAAAGGAAAAGTAAGGCTGCAGAGGCTTATCGAAAAGCTTTATCTTTGAACCCATTTATGTGGAAATCATTTGCTCAGCTGTGTAACATGGGTGAAAAAGTTGAACCAAGCCAAGTATTCCATTCAAGCTCTGAATTCTCATTTGGTATTTCAACACTTGTGAATCTAGTCAACAATtcagaaaatatttcaattacttCACCATTCATTCCTAACAacaatagtattaataatactgTTACACCTAATAATATGGTGACTCGAACTTCTATGCCCATGTCTACTAGTATAACTCCAGATTCACAGGTTTCTGTTAAAAGAATGCACAGTGTTTTCAGTGGAATTGCACCTATTCCATTTTCACCATCATTTGGTATGCTTCCTATGGATGAATCTCCAGCTATGTATACACCTACACTTACAGATTCTAATGAACAGAAAGCTATTCCAAAAATTGTCAATTCATTAAGGGCTCATGTTGGACAGTTGAAAGATGCTGTCTTCAGTCCCAGTGGTCCAAGATGCACCTTAGGACCTGCGCCTCGAAGGTCATCAAGACTCTTTTGCACAAATAACAGCAGTTACtctgtaaaagaaaataataagtcACCCAGCCGTAAATTTGTTGCACCAAAAAGTCCttctagaaaaaataaacagcgTTCAGTCAAGAATGTGAAATCAAATACAGAAACCAATGAACGAATTAAGAATGTTGAAGCAACTACTCCAACAATGACACCAAAGAATTCTAATGTGGTGGGACTGCTTAACTTGTTAAAAGACCTTGGTGAGGCTTACAAATCGTTGGCGTTTCTGGATTGTAAAATtgctataaaacaatttaaaaatatatcagcaAAACAAATTACATCACCGTGGGTGCAAACAATGATTGCCAGAGCTCATTATGAGTTAGCTCAGTATGAACCTGCTGTAAAAGTTTTTTCTGAAATAAGAAAGCAATATCCTTGTCGAACAGAGGGAATGGACATATACAGTACCTGCTTATGGCATTTACAAAGAGAGGCTCAATTATCTGCATTAGCTCAGGAACTAGTTGAGTTAGATAGAAATAATGCAATTTCTTGGTTGGCTGCTGGTAATTGCTTCTCATTACATAAAGAGAGGGAAACTGCtcttaaatttttcaaaagagCTGTGCAAATAAATCCTGATGCTTCATATGCTCATGCCCTTTTAGGTCATGAGTACTCTGTAGCGGAAGAAACAGACAAGGCATTATCAAGTTTCAGAACGGCTGTTAGTATTGACCCTCGTAACTATGTTGCATGGTATGGTATTGCTACAGTTTATGCAAAGCAAGAGAGATGGAAATCATCTGAAATGCAAATTCGTCGAGCATTAACTATTCATCCTTATTCAGGTGTATTGCGCTGTCAGTTAGGGTTAGCACAAGCTGCATTAGGAAAAATGGATAGAGCCCTTGCTACCCTCGAAAGAGCTGTTGCTTTGGACACAGACAATCCACTGTGTAGATTTCATAGAGCTTCTGTGTTATTAAGGGCAGGAAGACCACAAGATGCCCTACCTGATCTTCATCACTTAAAAGACATGGTGCCTAAAGAGTCTTCGGTATATTACCTCCTTGGGAAAGTTCATGATAAGTTGGGCAACTCACATTTAGCTTTAATGCACTTTTGTTGGGCTACAAATTTAGACCCTAAAGGCATGAGTGGACATGTCAAAGAATCATTTGACCCATCAAAACCAGAAGAAAGTTCAGAAAGACCATAA